The following proteins are encoded in a genomic region of Pseudodesulfovibrio mercurii:
- the glyQ gene encoding glycine--tRNA ligase subunit alpha, with protein sequence MNFQDVILKLQAFWADYGCAVVQPMDIECGAGTFNPSTFFRVIGPEPWKTAYVEPSRRPTDGRYGENPNRLQHYYQFQVILKPSPDNVQELYLQSLAALGIDAAAHDIRFVEDDWESPTLGAWGLGWEVWLNGMEVTQFTYFQQVGGIDLKPVSVEITYGLERISMYLQEKESVYDLRWNDTITYGDVYHQNEVEMSKYNFELSDADMLFDLFNKFEGECLKLCEAGLPWPAYDYCLKCSHSFNLLDARGAISITERATYIGRVRNLASKIARLYADQREEMGYPLLRK encoded by the coding sequence ATGAATTTTCAGGATGTCATACTGAAATTGCAGGCGTTCTGGGCGGATTACGGGTGTGCCGTGGTCCAGCCCATGGACATCGAGTGCGGGGCCGGGACGTTCAATCCCTCCACCTTTTTCCGGGTCATCGGCCCCGAGCCGTGGAAGACCGCTTACGTGGAGCCTTCCCGCCGCCCGACCGACGGCCGCTACGGCGAGAACCCCAACCGGTTGCAGCACTACTACCAGTTCCAGGTCATCCTGAAGCCGTCCCCGGACAACGTCCAGGAGCTGTACCTTCAGTCCCTGGCCGCGCTGGGCATCGACGCCGCGGCCCACGACATCCGCTTCGTGGAGGACGACTGGGAGTCGCCCACCCTGGGCGCCTGGGGGTTGGGCTGGGAGGTCTGGCTGAACGGCATGGAGGTCACCCAGTTCACCTACTTCCAGCAGGTGGGCGGCATCGACCTCAAGCCCGTGAGCGTGGAGATCACCTACGGGCTGGAGCGCATCTCCATGTATCTGCAGGAGAAGGAGTCGGTCTACGACCTCAGGTGGAACGACACCATCACCTACGGCGACGTCTACCACCAGAACGAGGTGGAGATGTCCAAGTACAACTTCGAGCTGTCCGACGCGGACATGCTCTTCGACCTCTTCAACAAGTTCGAGGGCGAATGCCTGAAGCTGTGCGAGGCCGGTCTGCCCTGGCCCGCCTACGACTACTGCCTGAAGTGCTCCCACTCCTTCAACCTGCTGGACGCCCGAGGGGCCATCTCCATCACCGAGCGCGCCACCTACATCGGCCGCGTGCGCAACCTGGCCTCGAAGATCGCCAGGCTCTACGCCGACCAGCGGGAAGAGATGGGCTACCCCCTGCTCAGGAAATAA
- the glyS gene encoding glycine--tRNA ligase subunit beta, with protein sequence MAEFILEIGTEEMPARFVPKLAAELEEAFAKGLTESMVENGGVKCYATPRRITAHVPSLALAQLSQEETVTGPPVRIAYDGDGNLTKAGQGFAKTQGVAEDALFRMETDKGEYLAAKKTVGGGRTIDILPALCVKCIESLSFPKRMHWGDYDFTFGRPVRWLLALLDADVVEFTLENLTSGRETRGHRVMGPGPFSVASSADYFSVVRDQCKVVIDPVERRETIVAEGNRLAQALGGSIVWNDGLLDEVANLVEYPKPLIGDIDPLYLALPREVLLTSMQSHQKSFGLEGADGRLLPHFLTTLNLEPLDVALVKKGWERVLKARLEDARFFWEADCEVEFDTWLEKLEHVVFLGPLGSVGDKSRRIETLCRKLAETLDASQSILPGEIEQYARAGRLAKADLVSEMVIEFDSLQGKMGGIYAERAGLGEIVSKGIYEQYLPAGPDTPVPSSLSGALVSMADKADTMAGCFGLGKVPTGANDPYALRRCALGISRIIMEHDLDLDLEAFLKAAQKAYSGVKWKVEQNEALDKLLDFFAQRLRALFTGQGFDTRVVDAALGAGFNDIRTLKARLDALAEFSRGADFERSVLTFKRAANIIRKQGDEAGEPLTGSYDADLFEDEHETAFGAKLDELAPRFDDLWENRDFGGLFGLLGELRPAVDGFFDHVMVMCDAPDVRLNRLNLLKGLVDRLGRLADFNALQV encoded by the coding sequence ATGGCCGAATTCATTCTGGAAATCGGAACCGAGGAAATGCCCGCCCGCTTCGTTCCCAAGCTGGCGGCCGAGCTCGAGGAGGCCTTTGCCAAGGGCCTGACCGAGTCCATGGTCGAGAACGGGGGCGTCAAGTGCTACGCCACCCCGCGCCGCATCACCGCCCACGTGCCCTCCCTGGCCCTGGCCCAGCTCTCCCAGGAGGAGACCGTGACCGGGCCTCCGGTGCGCATCGCCTATGACGGCGACGGCAACCTGACCAAGGCGGGGCAGGGCTTCGCCAAGACCCAGGGCGTGGCCGAGGACGCGCTGTTCCGCATGGAGACCGACAAGGGCGAGTACCTGGCGGCCAAGAAGACCGTGGGCGGCGGCCGGACCATCGACATCCTGCCCGCCCTCTGCGTCAAGTGCATCGAGTCCCTGTCCTTCCCCAAGCGGATGCACTGGGGCGACTACGACTTCACCTTCGGCCGCCCGGTGCGCTGGCTCCTGGCCCTGCTCGACGCCGACGTGGTCGAGTTCACCCTGGAGAACCTGACCTCGGGCCGCGAGACGCGCGGGCACCGGGTCATGGGCCCCGGCCCGTTCTCCGTGGCCTCCTCCGCCGACTATTTTTCCGTTGTCCGCGACCAGTGCAAGGTGGTCATCGATCCCGTCGAGCGACGGGAGACCATCGTGGCCGAGGGCAACCGGCTGGCCCAGGCCCTGGGCGGCTCCATCGTCTGGAACGACGGGCTGCTGGACGAGGTGGCCAACCTGGTGGAATACCCCAAGCCGCTCATCGGCGACATCGATCCGCTGTACCTGGCCCTGCCGCGCGAGGTCCTGCTGACCTCCATGCAGTCCCACCAGAAGTCCTTCGGCCTGGAGGGCGCGGACGGCAGGCTGCTGCCGCACTTCCTGACCACCCTGAACCTGGAGCCGCTGGACGTGGCCCTGGTCAAGAAGGGGTGGGAGCGGGTCCTCAAGGCCCGCCTCGAGGACGCCCGCTTCTTCTGGGAGGCGGACTGCGAGGTGGAGTTCGACACCTGGCTCGAAAAGCTGGAGCACGTGGTCTTTCTCGGGCCGCTCGGCTCGGTGGGCGACAAGTCCCGGCGCATCGAGACCCTGTGCCGCAAGCTGGCCGAGACCCTGGACGCGTCCCAGTCCATCCTGCCCGGCGAGATCGAGCAGTACGCCAGGGCAGGGCGTCTGGCCAAGGCGGACCTGGTGTCCGAAATGGTCATCGAATTCGACTCCCTGCAGGGCAAGATGGGCGGCATCTACGCCGAACGCGCCGGGCTGGGCGAGATCGTGTCGAAGGGCATCTACGAGCAGTACCTGCCCGCCGGTCCGGACACCCCGGTGCCGTCCTCCCTGTCCGGGGCCCTGGTCTCCATGGCCGACAAGGCCGACACCATGGCCGGCTGCTTCGGTCTGGGCAAGGTGCCCACCGGGGCCAACGACCCGTATGCCCTGCGCCGCTGCGCCCTGGGCATCAGTCGGATCATCATGGAGCACGACCTGGACCTGGACCTGGAAGCCTTCCTCAAGGCGGCCCAGAAGGCCTATTCCGGGGTCAAGTGGAAGGTGGAGCAGAATGAGGCCCTGGACAAGCTCCTGGACTTCTTTGCACAGCGGCTGCGCGCCCTGTTCACCGGCCAGGGGTTCGACACCCGCGTGGTGGACGCCGCCCTGGGCGCGGGCTTCAACGACATCCGCACCCTCAAGGCGCGGCTCGACGCCTTGGCCGAGTTCAGCCGTGGGGCCGATTTCGAGCGCAGCGTGCTGACCTTCAAGCGGGCCGCCAACATCATCCGCAAGCAGGGTGACGAGGCGGGCGAGCCGCTGACCGGCAGCTATGACGCGGACCTGTTCGAGGACGAGCACGAGACCGCCTTCGGCGCCAAGCTCGACGAGCTGGCCCCGCGCTTCGACGACCTCTGGGAGAACCGCGACTTCGGCGGGCTGTTCGGCCTGCTCGGGGAGCTGCGTCCGGCCGTGGACGGTTTCTTCGACCACGTCATGGTCATGTGCGATGCCCCGGACGTTCGGCTGAACCGGCTGAACCTGCTCAAGGGACTGGTGGATCGGCTGGGACGTCTGGCCGACTTCAACGCCCTGCAGGTCTAG
- the rpsT gene encoding 30S ribosomal protein S20, whose protein sequence is MANHKSALKRHRQSLKRRARNRVSKTRIKNTVKAVRLALEENDTAKAQEALKEASSVLDRAARKKVIHARQAQRRIARLQAAINKTA, encoded by the coding sequence TTGGCTAATCACAAGTCCGCCCTGAAAAGGCACCGTCAGAGCTTGAAGCGTCGCGCCCGCAACCGTGTTTCCAAGACCCGCATCAAGAACACCGTCAAGGCCGTTCGTCTCGCCCTCGAGGAAAACGACACCGCCAAGGCTCAGGAGGCCCTGAAGGAAGCCAGCTCCGTGCTGGACCGCGCCGCCCGCAAGAAGGTCATTCACGCGCGTCAGGCCCAGCGCCGCATCGCCCGGCTCCAGGCCGCCATCAACAAGACCGCCTAA
- a CDS encoding substrate-binding domain-containing protein, whose protein sequence is MKRFLLSSLMFLLLLGNVYAGGIACTETYGDGGTVYTLATGSPGELGLLKVLAETFNARHGATMCWVKAGSGKSLSLLKGGEVDACMVHAPAAEKQAVADGWAVDRTLIGSNEFYIVGPADDPAGIAGAKDAADAYARIAGAGALFLSRGDNSGTHKKELAVWKKAGIQPEGKWYVVTKDFMMATLKRANDEGGYFMTDSSTWIMGRKDMPKLKILFRGDPMLINTYHALASPAGAPNHELAVEFIKFLASPEGQGVIADYGRQAYGEGMYNDAAYARQYDH, encoded by the coding sequence ATGAAGAGATTTTTGCTGTCCAGCCTGATGTTTCTGCTGCTCCTGGGCAACGTGTACGCGGGCGGCATCGCGTGCACGGAGACCTACGGCGACGGGGGCACGGTCTACACGCTGGCCACGGGCTCACCGGGCGAACTGGGGCTGCTCAAGGTCCTGGCCGAGACCTTCAACGCCAGGCACGGCGCGACCATGTGCTGGGTCAAGGCCGGTTCCGGCAAATCCCTGAGCCTGCTCAAGGGCGGCGAGGTGGACGCCTGCATGGTCCATGCGCCCGCCGCCGAGAAACAGGCCGTGGCCGACGGCTGGGCCGTGGACCGCACCCTGATCGGTTCCAACGAGTTCTACATCGTCGGTCCGGCGGACGATCCGGCGGGCATCGCCGGGGCCAAGGACGCGGCCGACGCCTATGCCCGCATCGCCGGGGCCGGGGCGCTGTTCCTGTCGCGCGGCGACAATTCCGGAACGCACAAGAAGGAACTGGCCGTGTGGAAGAAGGCGGGCATTCAGCCCGAAGGGAAGTGGTATGTGGTCACCAAGGACTTCATGATGGCCACCCTGAAGCGGGCCAACGACGAGGGCGGCTACTTCATGACCGACAGCTCCACCTGGATCATGGGCAGAAAGGACATGCCCAAGCTGAAGATACTGTTCCGGGGCGACCCCATGCTGATCAATACCTACCACGCCCTGGCCTCGCCCGCGGGCGCACCGAATCACGAGCTGGCCGTGGAATTCATCAAGTTCCTGGCCTCGCCCGAAGGGCAGGGGGTCATCGCCGATTATGGCCGTCAGGCCTACGGCGAGGGCATGTACAACGACGCGGCATACGCCAGGCAGTACGATCACTAG
- a CDS encoding Crp/Fnr family transcriptional regulator, giving the protein MRDKLAAVRGVTFFRGLPEDQLAKLAAIAVTRRYDKGETLFLADAPADGFHAPITGRVKVFRTSPAGKEQILHVFGPGEAVGEVPVFEGGTFPAQCEAVEPCETLFFPRAAFRDILRDDPDLAMRMMAMLSQRLRILVNKIDDLSLKETPARVAAYLLLLRSSTDSDTFRLDLPKGQIALYLGTIQETLSRIFKRFTDEGLIDIRGREITLLDPDRLRELADEGR; this is encoded by the coding sequence TTGCGGGACAAGCTGGCGGCCGTGCGCGGCGTGACCTTTTTCCGGGGACTGCCCGAGGACCAGTTGGCCAAGCTGGCGGCCATCGCCGTGACCAGGCGGTACGACAAGGGCGAGACCCTGTTCCTGGCGGACGCCCCGGCGGACGGGTTCCATGCGCCGATCACGGGGCGGGTCAAGGTCTTCCGCACCTCCCCGGCGGGCAAGGAGCAGATCCTGCACGTCTTTGGTCCGGGCGAGGCCGTGGGCGAGGTCCCGGTCTTCGAGGGCGGGACCTTCCCGGCCCAGTGCGAGGCCGTGGAGCCCTGCGAAACCCTGTTCTTCCCGCGCGCCGCCTTCCGCGACATTCTGCGCGATGACCCGGACCTGGCCATGCGCATGATGGCCATGCTCTCCCAGCGCCTGCGCATCCTGGTCAACAAGATCGACGACCTGAGCCTCAAGGAAACCCCGGCCAGGGTGGCCGCCTACCTCCTGCTCCTGCGCTCGTCCACGGACTCCGACACCTTCCGCCTGGACCTGCCCAAGGGCCAGATCGCCCTGTATCTCGGGACCATCCAGGAAACCCTGTCGCGCATCTTCAAGCGCTTCACCGACGAGGGGCTGATCGACATCCGGGGCCGGGAGATAACCCTCCTCGACCCGGATCGGCTGCGCGAACTGGCCGACGAGGGCCGCTAG
- a CDS encoding 4Fe-4S binding protein: MENGTATSYRLIPPMAALLLLGAHGLRQGDFGLAASLAVLAGLLAARRAWARPVAAAALLWGGFVWAQATVDFIGFRLVLGEPWERLAWIMGGVILLDGVGLLALLGRGLDGWFDREREWAGPRAAMFLLTVIGLAAARSKVSFPILLADRYWPGWGWFEIFLLGCYAQWIGARMRTPKGHRTVRPRVWALFSAVFFLQLALGLLGMDRMLMTGTLHLPVPALIAAGPVFRGSGYFMLVLFGATLLLVGPAWCSHLCYIGAWDDAMSRLGGRPAPSGTLRSLSLWGRGATLVLAVGAAWALRVLQVPGASAVLLGAAFGLVGVGVMVFVSRRRGMMVHCTAFCPMGLVGNIFGRIAPWRIRIDADCTRCGACLTRCRYNALDEARLAKGRPALSCTLCGDCVSACAHGRIGYVFPGLSRDAARTAFIVLAVSLHAVFLGVARI, translated from the coding sequence ATGGAAAACGGAACCGCGACGTCATACCGTCTGATCCCGCCCATGGCGGCCCTGCTCCTGCTCGGGGCGCACGGCCTGCGCCAGGGCGACTTCGGCCTGGCCGCCTCCCTGGCGGTCCTGGCCGGGCTGCTCGCGGCCCGGCGGGCCTGGGCGCGTCCCGTGGCGGCTGCCGCGCTCCTCTGGGGCGGCTTTGTCTGGGCGCAGGCCACGGTGGACTTCATCGGGTTTCGTCTGGTCCTGGGCGAGCCCTGGGAGCGGCTGGCCTGGATCATGGGCGGGGTCATCCTCCTAGACGGCGTGGGCCTGCTGGCCTTGCTCGGCCGGGGGCTCGACGGCTGGTTCGACCGCGAGCGGGAGTGGGCCGGGCCGCGCGCGGCCATGTTTCTGCTCACGGTGATCGGCCTGGCCGCGGCCCGGAGCAAGGTCTCTTTCCCCATTCTGCTGGCGGACCGCTATTGGCCCGGCTGGGGCTGGTTCGAGATATTCCTGCTCGGCTGCTACGCCCAGTGGATCGGCGCGCGCATGCGTACCCCCAAGGGGCACCGGACGGTCCGTCCGCGCGTCTGGGCGCTGTTTTCGGCCGTGTTCTTCCTGCAACTGGCCCTGGGGCTCCTGGGCATGGACCGCATGCTCATGACCGGGACCCTGCACCTGCCGGTCCCGGCCCTGATCGCGGCCGGTCCGGTCTTTCGCGGGTCCGGCTACTTCATGCTCGTCCTGTTCGGCGCGACCCTGCTCCTGGTCGGCCCGGCCTGGTGCAGCCACCTGTGCTACATCGGGGCCTGGGACGACGCCATGAGCCGTCTGGGCGGCAGGCCCGCGCCGTCCGGGACCCTGCGTTCCCTGAGCCTGTGGGGCAGGGGGGCGACCCTGGTCCTGGCCGTGGGCGCGGCCTGGGCGCTGCGCGTCCTCCAGGTGCCGGGCGCGAGCGCCGTGCTCCTGGGCGCTGCCTTCGGGCTGGTCGGGGTGGGGGTCATGGTCTTCGTCTCCCGCCGCAGGGGGATGATGGTCCACTGCACCGCGTTCTGCCCCATGGGGCTCGTGGGCAACATTTTCGGGCGCATCGCGCCCTGGCGCATCCGCATCGACGCGGACTGCACCCGGTGCGGGGCCTGCCTGACCCGCTGCCGGTACAACGCCCTGGACGAGGCGCGCCTGGCAAAGGGACGCCCGGCCCTGTCCTGCACCCTGTGCGGCGATTGCGTGTCCGCCTGCGCCCACGGCCGCATAGGCTATGTTTTTCCCGGTCTTTCCCGCGACGCCGCCCGGACCGCGTTCATCGTCCTGGCGGTCAGTCTCCACGCCGTGTTCCTCGGCGTGGCCAGAATATGA
- a CDS encoding ATP-binding protein, whose protein sequence is MIHERKMITIDEDLCTGCGQCVPACAEGALAIVDGKARLVKEIYCDGLGACLGDCPTGALKVEVRKAADFDPEAVTEHLKAQGREVPDHMPDPESLRLGAKASSEGARVGGCPGAALQTLTPCGRANVPTAQGAGSALSHWPVQLRLVPPDAPFLKHADLLLTADCVPVAMPTYHGDYVPDRVVLMGCPKFDDQMAYVDKLAGIIAENDLKSITVMEMEVPCCSSMSAILNEAVKRAGKAVPTERVTVSRTGAVLRTTQLHFEL, encoded by the coding sequence ATGATCCATGAGCGTAAAATGATCACCATCGATGAGGACCTGTGCACCGGCTGCGGCCAGTGTGTGCCCGCCTGCGCCGAAGGGGCCCTGGCCATCGTTGACGGCAAGGCCCGGCTGGTCAAGGAAATCTACTGCGACGGCCTGGGCGCCTGCCTGGGCGATTGCCCCACGGGCGCGCTCAAGGTGGAGGTTCGCAAGGCCGCCGATTTTGACCCCGAGGCCGTGACCGAACACCTCAAGGCCCAGGGCCGCGAGGTGCCGGACCACATGCCCGACCCCGAGTCCCTGCGCCTGGGCGCGAAGGCGTCCTCCGAGGGGGCCAGGGTGGGCGGCTGCCCCGGCGCGGCCCTCCAGACCCTGACCCCGTGCGGCCGGGCCAACGTGCCCACGGCCCAGGGGGCGGGCTCGGCCCTGTCCCACTGGCCGGTGCAGCTGCGTCTGGTGCCGCCCGACGCGCCGTTCCTCAAGCATGCGGACCTGCTCCTGACCGCGGACTGCGTGCCCGTGGCCATGCCGACCTACCACGGCGACTACGTGCCGGACCGGGTGGTCCTCATGGGCTGCCCCAAGTTCGACGACCAGATGGCGTATGTGGACAAGCTGGCCGGGATCATTGCGGAAAACGACCTCAAGTCCATCACGGTCATGGAGATGGAGGTGCCGTGCTGCTCCTCCATGAGCGCCATCCTGAACGAGGCGGTCAAGCGCGCGGGGAAGGCCGTGCCCACCGAGCGGGTGACGGTCAGCCGCACCGGGGCCGTGCTCAGGACCACCCAATTGCATTTTGAACTCTAG
- a CDS encoding cupin domain-containing protein, with protein MKKIELFEIHGFKDLTFSNYLAHESEFMKVINFNFRAGQKLPIHSHDLEGELTLTILEGEGEFLGADGATMPARPGDVLVSRIAEPHGVRAITDMRVLVHIAPPI; from the coding sequence ATGAAGAAGATCGAACTGTTCGAGATACACGGCTTCAAGGACCTGACCTTTTCCAACTACCTGGCCCACGAGTCCGAGTTCATGAAGGTCATCAACTTCAACTTCAGGGCCGGGCAGAAGCTGCCCATCCACTCCCACGACCTGGAAGGGGAGCTGACCCTGACCATCCTCGAGGGGGAGGGCGAGTTCCTGGGCGCGGACGGCGCGACCATGCCCGCCCGGCCCGGCGACGTGCTCGTCTCGCGGATCGCCGAACCCCACGGGGTGCGGGCCATTACGGACATGCGCGTGCTGGTGCACATCGCCCCGCCCATCTGA
- a CDS encoding nitrite reductase, which translates to MNMEAYIAGLPKGAVRPRKDGTYTVVPRMRLGQMDADLLEAVTRAVRDNGLAGVRLAASQRLMIDNVPASALRSVVEAVGLVGDAYRYKVQGCLGSAGCKLGQQDSLGAADRLERMLADFSLPAKLKTGVSGCPMCCAESLVRDVGLFGKKHGWTVTFGGNGGKRVRQGDILAEDVSEAEAFAVIRKALAFYAAQGKVKERTARFVERVGVEAVRDAVGAAIG; encoded by the coding sequence ATGAACATGGAAGCATACATAGCGGGCTTGCCCAAGGGCGCTGTCCGTCCGCGCAAGGACGGCACGTACACCGTGGTCCCGCGCATGCGTCTGGGGCAGATGGACGCGGACCTGCTGGAGGCCGTCACCCGCGCCGTGCGGGACAACGGCCTGGCCGGGGTGCGGCTGGCCGCCAGCCAGCGGCTGATGATCGACAACGTGCCCGCGTCCGCGCTACGAAGCGTGGTCGAGGCCGTGGGGCTGGTGGGCGACGCCTACCGGTACAAGGTCCAGGGATGTTTGGGCTCGGCCGGATGCAAGCTCGGCCAGCAGGACTCCCTGGGCGCGGCCGACCGGCTGGAGCGGATGCTGGCGGACTTCAGCCTGCCCGCCAAGCTCAAGACCGGCGTCTCCGGCTGCCCCATGTGCTGCGCCGAGTCCCTGGTGCGCGATGTGGGGTTGTTCGGCAAAAAACACGGCTGGACCGTGACCTTCGGCGGCAACGGCGGCAAGCGCGTGCGCCAGGGGGACATCCTGGCCGAGGACGTCTCCGAGGCGGAGGCCTTCGCGGTCATCCGCAAGGCCCTGGCCTTTTACGCCGCGCAGGGCAAGGTGAAGGAGCGGACCGCCCGGTTCGTGGAACGGGTCGGCGTGGAGGCGGTCAGGGACGCGGTTGGGGCGGCCATCGGCTGA
- the trkA gene encoding Trk system potassium transporter TrkA, whose product MRVIIIGAGEVGYHLAQRLAVENKEVVVVDTSDEALRKVAESSDVQTIKGSGSSPKVLEDAGIREADIFLAVTDSDEINLISCYYANMLSEGVTKLARIRNEMYTNYSQLLTERGAHITKIINPDEEVVNSVLRLMSVPGAVEINEFAGGKIRLIGIHLPDRSPIVGSPLIQLREKIGDDLGLVIAAIVRNDKLIIPGGQDVLKKGDLVYFVCDIRDQDEILARLGIVDDPVRKVLIIGGGNIGFRLAKALDNKYYHTRLLENRQKRCEYLSEHLDRPIVLMGDSTDQEILREENIQDMDMVIAVTGDEETNILSCLLAKSLGAKRTVTRVNNFGYMPLIEPIGIDYVVCPRLSAINSLLHYIRRGKIISSVSIKGEEAEALEAVALEDSPIVGKAVKDLGFPRGSLVLCFQRGDEVVIPRGDSVVRPNDRLIIISTSQTIPKVERVLTTRVEELF is encoded by the coding sequence TTGCGGGTCATCATCATAGGCGCCGGCGAGGTCGGCTACCACCTCGCGCAGCGGCTGGCGGTGGAAAACAAGGAAGTCGTGGTCGTGGACACCAGCGACGAGGCCCTGCGCAAGGTCGCGGAGAGCTCGGACGTCCAGACCATTAAGGGCTCTGGGTCCAGCCCCAAGGTCCTTGAGGACGCGGGCATTCGGGAGGCCGACATCTTCCTGGCCGTGACCGACTCCGACGAGATCAACCTGATCAGCTGCTACTACGCCAACATGCTCAGCGAGGGGGTCACCAAACTGGCCCGCATCCGCAACGAGATGTATACGAATTACAGCCAGTTGCTGACCGAACGTGGGGCGCACATCACCAAGATCATCAACCCCGACGAAGAGGTGGTCAACTCGGTGCTGCGGCTCATGAGCGTGCCCGGCGCGGTGGAGATCAACGAGTTCGCGGGCGGCAAGATCCGGCTCATCGGCATCCACCTGCCGGACCGCAGCCCCATCGTGGGCAGCCCGCTCATCCAACTGCGCGAAAAGATCGGCGATGACTTGGGACTGGTCATCGCGGCCATCGTGCGCAACGATAAGCTGATCATCCCCGGCGGTCAGGACGTGCTGAAAAAGGGCGACCTGGTCTATTTCGTCTGCGACATCCGCGACCAGGATGAGATCCTGGCCCGGCTCGGCATCGTGGACGACCCGGTGCGCAAGGTCCTGATCATCGGCGGCGGCAACATCGGCTTCCGCCTGGCCAAGGCCCTGGACAACAAGTACTACCACACCCGGCTGCTGGAGAACCGCCAGAAGCGGTGCGAATACCTGTCCGAGCACCTGGACCGGCCCATCGTGCTCATGGGCGACTCCACGGACCAGGAAATCCTGCGCGAGGAGAACATCCAGGACATGGACATGGTCATCGCCGTGACCGGCGACGAGGAGACCAACATCCTGTCCTGCCTGCTGGCCAAGTCCCTCGGGGCCAAGCGCACGGTGACGCGCGTCAACAATTTCGGCTATATGCCCCTGATCGAGCCCATCGGCATCGACTACGTGGTCTGCCCCCGGCTGTCGGCCATCAACTCCCTGCTGCACTACATCCGGCGGGGCAAGATCATCTCCTCGGTGTCCATCAAGGGCGAGGAGGCCGAGGCGCTGGAGGCCGTGGCCCTGGAGGATTCCCCCATCGTGGGCAAGGCGGTCAAGGACCTCGGATTTCCACGCGGCAGCCTGGTTCTCTGCTTCCAGCGCGGCGACGAGGTGGTCATCCCGCGCGGCGACTCCGTGGTCCGGCCCAACGACAGGCTGATCATCATTTCCACCAGCCAGACCATCCCCAAGGTGGAGCGGGTCCTGACCACCCGGGTGGAGGAGCTCTTCTAG